A region from the Helicoverpa armigera isolate CAAS_96S chromosome 6, ASM3070526v1, whole genome shotgun sequence genome encodes:
- the LOC110379411 gene encoding uncharacterized protein LOC110379411, translating to MGRMSGIKWEKATQCRPVHNIISSDFPKYNPQPWKFMEGRTRIEFLLSYEYQRMWMEEIEGWKKRMYPENTTVNVDIVKRYVLTFKTDHQPPKPEKKKPFKMKKYEGIKSKTETKRPLDDKAMREQDSANEKRNVKTETN from the exons ATGGGCCGAATGAGCGGAATTAAATGGGAAAAAGCCACACAATGTCGACCTGTTCACAACATAATTTCTTCAGATTTCCCTAAATACAATCCTCAACCGTGGAAGTTCATG GAAGGTAGAACTCGTATTGAATTCTTACTCTCATATGAATACCAGAGGATGTGGATGGAAGAAATTGAAGGTTGGAAAAAGCGAATGTATCCTGAAAACACTACGGTCAACGTTGATATTGTGAAGCGTTAtgttttgactttcaaaacAGATCATCAACCTCCGAAGCCAGAAAAAAAGAAaccatttaaaatgaaaaa ATATGAAGGTATAAAAAGCAAAACTGAAACTAAACGTCCCTTAGATGATAAAGCAATGAGGGAACAAGATTCTGCCAATGAAAAAAGAAATGTCAAGACGGAAACAAACTAA
- the LOC110379406 gene encoding dnaJ homolog subfamily C member 7 produces the protein MADSDVVDLDLTIDNLVPKSPERVAEEKKESGNHLYKFKNYKGALAMYDEAIQLCPENAAYYGNRSACYMMLGMYKKALDDAVKAVTLDSTFTKGYIRMAKCCIALGDLSGGEQAVRRAIELGGAECASSERRALETLRKLHEDAQRAMEANDYRRVVFCMDRCLDYSPSCTKAKLTKAECLAMLGRCQEAQEIANDSLRFDSFDTEAIYVRGLCLYFEDKDEQAFKHFQQVLRLAPDHKKAMETYKKAKLLKQKKEEGNEAFKMGRWQQALSLYNEALTIDKNNKIVNAKLYFNKATVCAKLNQIKEAAEACTAALELDENYVKALLRRAKCYTELGEFEEAVKDYEKLYKIDKSKENKQLLHEAKIALKKSKRKDYYKILGIDKSASEDEIKKAYRKRALVHHPDRHAGAPDTERREQERRFKEVGEAYGVLSDPKKRARYDHGQDLDDDGSGMADIDPNVVYQTFFNRGGQHFDFHSGGGFPGTAFSFQFG, from the exons atggCAGACTCAGATGTAGTGGACTTGGATTTAACAATCGATAATTTAGTTCCGAAGAGTCCCGAAAG GGTGGCTGAAGAAAAGAAGGAAAGTGGTAATCATTtgtataaattcaaaaattacaaGGGAGCCCTGGCTATGTACGATGAAGCTATACAACTGTGCCCTGAGAATGCAGCATACTACGGCAACAGGTCTGCATGCTACATGATGCTGGGCATGTACAAGAAAGCCCTCGATGATGCTGTGAAAGCAGTCACTCTGGATTCTACATTTACAAAGGGTTATATCCGCATGGCCAAATGTTGCATCGCATTGG GAGACCTGTCGGGCGGCGAGCAGGCGGTCCGGCGAGCCATCGAGCTGGGCGGCGCCGAGTGCGCGTCCAGCGAGCGGCGTGCGCTGGAGACGCTGCGCAAGCTGCACGAGGACGCTCAGCGCGCCATGGAGGCCAACGACTACCGTCGCGTGGTCTTCTGCATGGACCGCTGTCTTGACTACAGTCCCTCTTGCACTAA GGCGAAGCTCACAAAAGCAGAATGTTTAGCAATGCTTGGGCGCTGTCAAGaggctcaagaaattgcaaacGATTCGTTAAGATTCGACAGTTTTGATACTGAGGCTATTTACGTGCGCGGACTCTGCCTTTATTTTGAG GATAAAGATGAACAGGCATTCAAGCATTTCCAACAAGTTTTAAGACTTGCTCCAGATCATAAGAAGGCTATGGAAACTTACAAAAAGGCGAAACTGCTCAAGCAAAAGAAAGAGGAAG GTAATGAGGCATTCAAAATGGGCAGATGGCAGCAAGCTTTGAGCCTGTATAATGAAGCTTTGACTAttgacaaaaacaataaaattgtcaaTGCCAAGCTGTACTTCAACAAAGCCACAGTTTGTGCAAAACTGAACCAGATTAAAGAAGCCGCTGAGGCTTGCACAGCTGCCCTTGAATTAGATGAAAACTACGTGAAAGCTCTACTTCGACGTGCTAAATGTTACACTGAACTCGGCGAATTTGAAGAGGCTGTCAAAGATTATGAAAAACTGTATAAGATTGATAAGAGCAAGGAAAACAAGCAACTGTTGCATGAAGCGAAAATAGCTCTTAAGAAATCGAAACGCAAAGATTACTACAAAATACTTGGCATTGATAAGAGTGCATCTGAAGATGAAATCAAAAAAGCTTACAG GAAGCGTGCCCTGGTGCACCACCCGGACCGCCACGCGGGCGCGCCGGACACGGAGCGGCGCGAGCAGGAGCGGCGCTTCAAGGAGGTGGGCGAGGCCTACGGCGTGCTCAGCGACCCCAAGAAGCGCGCGCGCTACGACCACGGCCAGGACCTCGACGACGACGGCTCCGGCATGGCAG aTATTGACCCTAACGTCGTATACCAGACTTTCTTCAACCGCGGTGGCCAGCATTTCGATTTTCATTCAGGCGGTGGGTTCCCGGGAACTGCTTTCAGCTTTCAATTTGGTTAA
- the LOC110379407 gene encoding dolichyldiphosphatase 1 → MEEEAISMSDVLHNNGDIEWQPLALTLVEYPKGDWLGKFFALISLSPFGIGAGFVALILFRRDLHTITFFTGTLVNEVLNIILKHIVCEARPLSRGHLYNEYGMPSSHAQFIWFFSIYVLYFVLIRLHHINNNSIISALWRVIIVGGCMFLALLVSIARVYLHYHTTSQVVVGGIVGFIFATLWFAIVHRVFTPLFPQLVSLKLCEMLMIRDTTLIPNVLWFEYTTSRQEARARGRKMAALKPTQ, encoded by the exons ATGGAGGAAGAGGCCATATCTATGAGTGATGTTTTGCATAATAACGGTGATATCGAATGGCAACCACTAGCTCTTACTTTAGTAGAATACCCAAAGG GAGACTGGCTTGGAAAGTTCTTCGCACTTATTAGCCTGTCCCCATTTGGTATTGGTGCTGGGTTTGTTGCCCTTATTTTGTTTCGTCGTGATCTTCACACT ATAACTTTTTTTACTGGCACATTGGTGAATGAGGTGttgaatataatattgaaaCACATAGTATGTGAAGCCAGACCTTTGTCAAGAGGCCATCTATACAATGAATATGGAATGCCATCATCACATGCTCAATTTATTTGGTTCTTTAGTATTTATGttctatattttgtattaatcaG attacaccatataaataataatagtataatATCAGCATTATGGAGGGTGATTATAGTTGGCGGCTGTATGTTCCTAGCGTTGCTAGTAAGCATTGCTAGGGTATACTTACACTATCACACTACATCCCAAGTTGTAGTCGGTGGAATAGttggatttatttttgcaaCGCTATGGTTTGCAATAGTTCACAGAGTTTTCACACCACTGTTTCCACAGCTAGTATcatt aaaactaTGTGAAATGTTGATGATAAGAGATACAACGCTGATACCCAATGTACTCTGGTTCGAGTACACGACGTCGCGGCAGGAGGCGCGAGCGCGCGGCCGcaagatggcagctctgaagccGACGCAATGA